In a genomic window of Deinococcus metalli:
- a CDS encoding DNA topoisomerase IB — protein MTTRTEALAGEYLRREGHDPKAFKYFWPDGRPYRDRAGVDRIARLAVPPAYEDVYVSPDPDAELQAFGRDAAGRLQYRYHPDFVQAGALKKWQRLTRFAGVLGTLRTTTAADLRAPGLPPRKVAALMTRLLHVARFRVGSDIYEKQHQTYGLSTLRQKHVRVQGTTVTFHFKGKHGITQHKATTDRTLAANIGRLLELPGPWLFQTADADGARRRVRAGELNAYLKEVIGPFSAKDFRTWGGTLLAAEYLAEVGVADTEKRARQTLVDCVKYVAADLGNTPAVTRSSYICPVIFDRYLDGKVLDDYEPRAGRGEGDLDGLTRSEAALKRLLESEKSLRVRGKRAA, from the coding sequence ATGACCACCCGCACCGAGGCCCTTGCCGGAGAGTACCTGCGCCGCGAGGGCCACGACCCCAAGGCGTTCAAGTACTTCTGGCCGGACGGCCGGCCGTACCGCGACCGGGCCGGCGTTGACCGCATCGCCAGGCTGGCCGTGCCGCCCGCCTACGAGGACGTGTACGTGTCGCCGGACCCGGACGCGGAACTCCAGGCCTTCGGGCGGGACGCCGCCGGGCGCCTCCAGTACCGCTACCACCCGGACTTCGTGCAGGCCGGCGCGCTGAAGAAATGGCAGCGCCTGACGCGCTTCGCCGGCGTGCTCGGCACGCTGCGGACCACGACCGCCGCGGACCTGCGCGCCCCCGGCCTGCCGCCCCGCAAGGTCGCCGCCCTGATGACCCGGCTGCTGCACGTCGCGCGCTTCCGGGTGGGCAGCGATATCTACGAGAAGCAGCACCAGACCTACGGCCTGAGCACCCTGCGGCAGAAGCACGTGCGCGTGCAGGGCACCACCGTCACCTTCCACTTCAAGGGCAAGCACGGCATCACGCAGCACAAGGCGACCACGGACCGCACGCTCGCCGCCAACATCGGCCGGCTGCTGGAATTGCCCGGCCCGTGGCTGTTCCAGACGGCGGATGCCGACGGCGCCCGCCGACGTGTCCGCGCCGGGGAACTCAACGCGTACTTGAAAGAAGTCATCGGCCCCTTCAGCGCCAAGGACTTCCGCACGTGGGGCGGCACCCTGCTGGCCGCCGAGTACCTCGCGGAGGTGGGGGTGGCGGACACCGAGAAGCGGGCCCGCCAGACCCTGGTGGACTGCGTGAAGTACGTCGCCGCCGATCTGGGCAACACGCCCGCCGTCACGCGCAGCTCGTACATCTGCCCGGTGATCTTCGACCGCTACCTGGACGGCAAGGTGCTCGACGACTACGAACCCCGCGCCGGCCGCGGCGAGGGTGATCTGGACGGCCTGACCCGCAGCGAGGCGGCCCTGAAACGCCTGCTGGAGAGCGAGAAGTCGCTCAGGGTGCGGGGGAAGAGGGCGGCGTGA
- a CDS encoding GNAT family N-acetyltransferase, with protein MIELRPMDAAAFERFVAHAAPQYAAEKIRSGEWTPEEAMQRADREFRQLLPQGPDTPDNVLYHLHDPHEGADVGVLWYALQTRGGTRTAFVYEVEVYDPYRRRGYASQAFALLERDAAARGATNIQLHVFGHNTSARALYEGLGFQTTNVIMRKELG; from the coding sequence ATGATCGAACTGCGCCCGATGGACGCGGCCGCCTTCGAGCGCTTCGTCGCCCACGCCGCCCCGCAGTACGCCGCCGAGAAGATCCGCAGCGGCGAGTGGACGCCGGAGGAAGCCATGCAGCGCGCCGACCGCGAGTTCCGCCAGCTGCTGCCGCAGGGGCCGGACACGCCGGACAACGTGCTGTACCACCTGCACGATCCGCACGAGGGGGCCGACGTGGGCGTGCTGTGGTACGCCCTCCAGACGCGCGGCGGAACCCGCACCGCCTTCGTGTACGAGGTCGAGGTGTACGACCCCTACCGCCGGCGCGGGTACGCCTCGCAGGCCTTCGCGCTGCTGGAGCGGGACGCCGCCGCGCGCGGGGCCACGAACATCCAGCTCCACGTGTTCGGCCACAACACCAGCGCCCGCGCGCTGTACGAGGGCCTGGGCTTCCAGACGACGAACGTGATCATGCGCAAGGAGCTGGGCTGA
- a CDS encoding aminoglycoside phosphotransferase family protein, whose product MDDVPVRMHVDEVTTDAALVARLVAAQCPQWVGLPIARVVSSGTDNAMYTLGEARVVRLPRRSWAVDDIAKEATWLPRLAPHLPLAVPDPLFVGSPGEGFPFPWAVYSWLDGVDAGLDTVRDAPEFARDLAGFVAALRRVPRPAGDAPQGSRGGTLVDRDEDTREAIAESAQLGLLDPAPVLAAWEAALRAPAWSGEPAWLHADLKPGNLLAHRGRVSAVIDWGGLTLGDPAVDLQPAWNLLDAATRPAFRAALDVDDATWARGRGWALSIALIAWPYYRHSNPDLAAVSRRTIRAVLDG is encoded by the coding sequence ATGGATGACGTTCCGGTCCGGATGCACGTGGATGAGGTGACGACCGACGCGGCGCTCGTGGCGCGGCTGGTCGCGGCGCAGTGCCCGCAGTGGGTGGGGCTGCCCATCGCCCGGGTCGTGTCGTCCGGCACCGACAACGCCATGTACACCCTGGGCGAGGCGCGCGTGGTGCGCCTGCCGCGCCGCTCGTGGGCGGTGGACGACATCGCCAAGGAGGCGACGTGGCTGCCCCGGCTGGCCCCGCACCTGCCGCTGGCGGTGCCCGACCCGCTGTTCGTCGGCAGTCCCGGCGAGGGCTTTCCGTTTCCGTGGGCGGTGTACTCCTGGCTGGACGGCGTGGACGCAGGGCTGGACACCGTGCGGGACGCGCCCGAGTTCGCCCGCGACCTCGCCGGATTCGTCGCGGCGCTGCGCCGGGTGCCGCGCCCGGCCGGGGACGCGCCGCAGGGCTCGCGCGGCGGCACGCTCGTCGACCGTGACGAGGACACCCGCGAGGCCATCGCGGAGAGCGCGCAGCTGGGCCTTCTCGACCCCGCGCCGGTCCTGGCCGCGTGGGAGGCCGCGCTGCGGGCACCGGCGTGGAGCGGCGAACCCGCGTGGCTGCACGCCGACCTGAAACCCGGCAACCTCCTGGCGCACCGGGGCCGCGTGAGCGCCGTGATCGACTGGGGCGGCCTGACGCTGGGCGACCCGGCGGTCGACCTCCAGCCCGCGTGGAACCTGCTGGACGCGGCCACCCGGCCGGCGTTCCGCGCCGCGCTGGACGTGGACGATGCCACGTGGGCGCGTGGCCGCGGGTGGGCGCTGTCCATCGCGCTGATCGCGTGGCCGTACTACCGGCACAGCAACCCGGACCTCGCGGCCGTCTCCCGACGCACCATCCGCGCCGTGCTGGACGGCTAA